The following proteins are encoded in a genomic region of Microbacterium sp. NC79:
- a CDS encoding SgcJ/EcaC family oxidoreductase yields MHSPVDVVTGWERAWNAGDADALAALFAEDAEFVNVVGLWWHDRGSIRQAHAYGFSTIFTGSVITMGAPRVRMLGESAAVVHSRWHIVGQVAPAGEVAGPRNGVFTFVLERREDTWIAVAAHNTDIAPGMETHINTGSGQRAIDYRAS; encoded by the coding sequence ATGCATTCACCCGTCGACGTGGTCACCGGATGGGAGCGCGCATGGAACGCAGGCGACGCCGATGCCCTTGCCGCGCTGTTTGCCGAGGATGCGGAGTTCGTGAACGTTGTCGGGTTGTGGTGGCACGACCGCGGGAGCATTCGCCAGGCACACGCCTACGGATTCTCGACGATATTCACGGGGTCGGTGATCACGATGGGCGCGCCCAGGGTGCGCATGCTCGGCGAAAGCGCTGCGGTGGTTCACTCACGCTGGCACATCGTCGGTCAGGTGGCTCCCGCCGGCGAAGTGGCGGGGCCTCGCAATGGCGTCTTTACGTTTGTGCTGGAGCGGCGAGAAGACACGTGGATCGCGGTGGCTGCACACAACACCGACATCGCGCCCGGCATGGAGACGCACATCAATACGGGATCGGGTCAGCGCGCCATCGATTATCGGGCCTCCTGA
- the trmB gene encoding tRNA (guanosine(46)-N7)-methyltransferase TrmB produces MSDGQEAAWETLSDTYMFPVERDAAATSVHPDQRLNPTEFFGRDAELIVEIGSGQGHAIIHAATQAPEKNFLAVEVFRAGLARTMLDANTAGLTNVRVIEANAPEVLEHLLPEGSVSEVWVFFSDPWHKKRHAKRRLVRPGFGPLVARALKDGGVLRLATDWQDYADQMVEVLDAEPDFERGFEGEWAERFDGRILTAFEKKGLRVGRDIRDLTYIRKAR; encoded by the coding sequence ATGTCTGACGGTCAAGAAGCCGCATGGGAGACGCTGAGCGACACCTACATGTTTCCGGTCGAGCGTGACGCTGCGGCAACCAGCGTGCACCCTGACCAGCGCCTGAACCCGACCGAGTTCTTTGGTCGCGATGCTGAACTGATCGTTGAGATTGGTTCTGGCCAGGGCCACGCGATTATTCACGCAGCCACGCAGGCTCCGGAGAAAAACTTTCTCGCCGTCGAGGTGTTCCGCGCGGGTCTTGCGCGCACGATGCTCGACGCCAACACCGCTGGTCTCACCAACGTTCGCGTCATTGAGGCGAACGCCCCCGAGGTGCTTGAACATCTACTGCCTGAGGGTTCGGTTTCTGAAGTGTGGGTGTTCTTCTCTGACCCGTGGCACAAGAAGCGTCACGCCAAGCGTCGCCTCGTGCGCCCGGGCTTCGGCCCGCTCGTCGCACGTGCGCTGAAAGACGGTGGCGTGCTTCGTCTCGCGACGGACTGGCAAGACTACGCTGACCAGATGGTTGAGGTGCTCGATGCTGAGCCTGACTTCGAGCGTGGATTCGAGGGGGAGTGGGCCGAGCGATTCGACGGCCGCATCCTCACCGCGTTCGAGAAGAAGGGCCTGCGCGTCGGCCGCGACATTCGCGACCTGACGTACATTCGCAAGGCCCGGTAG
- a CDS encoding DUF3097 domain-containing protein, with the protein MDDRYGSDVLATGWRQRGNPRVAKVAAELDLVVEVADDGYCGAVTKANAREVELEDRVGRKRLFPLGHGFLIDGKPVELIAPAPTVSRQPTKRTASGSFAPADQRARVALPSRILVEGRHDAELVEKVWGADLRVEGVVVEYLQGIDVLDEVLREAPPSATSRYGILVDHLVPGSKETRMVEQFMRGPHGRFMKFVGHPYVDVWQTVTPKAMGIAAWPQIPRGIEWKVGICQAFGWPHADQADIAAAWQRILSRVTTFRDLEPSLIGRVEELIDYVTAPE; encoded by the coding sequence ATGGATGATCGGTACGGATCAGATGTACTGGCCACGGGCTGGCGACAGCGGGGAAATCCCCGGGTCGCGAAGGTGGCCGCTGAGCTGGATCTCGTTGTTGAGGTCGCTGACGACGGCTACTGCGGTGCTGTCACCAAAGCGAATGCGCGTGAGGTGGAGCTCGAAGACCGAGTCGGCCGAAAGCGCCTTTTCCCGTTGGGTCATGGGTTTTTGATCGATGGCAAGCCCGTTGAACTGATCGCACCGGCACCAACCGTGTCGCGCCAGCCGACGAAGCGCACCGCTTCGGGGTCGTTCGCGCCGGCCGACCAGCGTGCACGTGTAGCGCTGCCCAGCCGCATCTTGGTTGAGGGCCGCCACGACGCGGAGCTGGTTGAAAAGGTGTGGGGTGCCGACCTGCGCGTTGAGGGCGTTGTTGTCGAATACCTGCAGGGCATTGATGTGCTTGATGAGGTTTTGCGCGAAGCGCCCCCGAGCGCAACAAGCCGCTACGGCATTCTCGTTGACCACCTGGTTCCGGGTTCCAAAGAGACCCGCATGGTGGAACAGTTCATGCGAGGCCCGCACGGACGGTTCATGAAGTTTGTCGGCCACCCCTATGTCGATGTTTGGCAGACGGTGACGCCGAAGGCCATGGGCATTGCGGCGTGGCCGCAGATTCCGCGCGGGATTGAGTGGAAGGTGGGCATTTGCCAGGCCTTCGGTTGGCCGCATGCTGATCAGGCCGACATTGCCGCTGCCTGGCAACGCATTTTGAGTCGCGTCACAACTTTTCGTGATCTCGAGCCATCGCTGATCGGGCGCGTGGAAGAGCTGATCGACTACGTAACCGCGCCGGAATAG
- a CDS encoding YgcG family protein: MWTQHSPVTRGKGIFTLAFSAALVCAGLAASTAAHAVDPGSLTGAGYVHDLADVLTPAQESTVSDRLETLLIETSAELFVVYVDDFTNPSDPEQWANTVAKESSLGPTQYLLAISVDGRAMYLSADSAGPLSQTEVVDAENAALDALRGEDWAGAPVAAADDMTAALAGPSSPTSPGTKPATDYSWVLYAVIGIVVVGLVFFVMQRRKKSKQGLSGGAPSLPELERAAGSALVQTDDAIKTSTDELGFARAQFGDEATAEYEKVVAAAKKHLDDAFGIKQKLDDDVPDSQEQKVAWNQQIIQLLNEANGWLDEKAKAFDELRGLEQNAPAALKAVSAARDERRTEHATATSVWQQLQQSYAPAALDAVDQNLSEAELRLQFADEQIAHATTAIAEGNSAAAAVAIRAAEDAATQAGQLHGALQTMALNLAEAAKRSTELVAELKGDIITAQSLPDTDGRIAQVVASTQAQISTAQAALEQSQANPIQAVELLETANTAIDAVVKDARDALARAEHARRQLSDAMMTAQAKLSAAQDFIATRRGAIGATARTRVAEADASLMRARSLESSDPERALSDAQRAIQLAGEAMNAAQQDVGMFNQPSYGGGNGNNDVLSAVLGGIVLNQVLGGGGRRSSSGGGYGGFGGRIGGGGGSGGFRPGSFGGGGTRSRRGGGRF, from the coding sequence ATGTGGACTCAGCATTCGCCAGTTACGAGGGGGAAGGGGATCTTTACCCTCGCGTTCAGTGCCGCCTTGGTGTGCGCGGGTCTCGCCGCGTCCACAGCGGCGCACGCCGTAGATCCGGGGTCGCTCACCGGCGCTGGCTATGTTCATGACCTCGCCGACGTGCTCACCCCCGCTCAAGAGTCAACGGTTTCTGATCGCCTCGAAACGCTCCTGATAGAAACGAGCGCCGAGCTCTTCGTGGTGTACGTCGACGATTTCACCAATCCGTCTGACCCCGAGCAGTGGGCAAACACCGTAGCCAAAGAGAGCAGCTTGGGGCCGACGCAATACCTCCTTGCGATTTCGGTTGACGGCCGCGCGATGTACCTCTCCGCTGATTCCGCCGGGCCGCTATCTCAAACAGAGGTTGTCGATGCCGAGAACGCAGCACTAGACGCCCTCCGTGGCGAGGATTGGGCGGGTGCTCCCGTCGCCGCCGCCGACGACATGACCGCGGCTCTCGCGGGGCCATCGTCGCCGACCTCTCCTGGCACCAAACCCGCCACTGACTACTCCTGGGTCCTGTATGCCGTCATTGGCATCGTCGTCGTCGGGCTCGTCTTCTTCGTGATGCAGCGTCGTAAGAAGAGCAAGCAAGGCCTCAGCGGAGGCGCACCGTCGCTGCCCGAGCTGGAACGCGCAGCCGGTTCCGCACTCGTGCAGACCGATGATGCCATCAAGACCAGCACCGACGAACTCGGTTTTGCCCGCGCACAATTCGGTGATGAAGCGACCGCCGAATACGAAAAAGTGGTCGCCGCCGCGAAAAAGCACCTTGATGATGCCTTTGGCATTAAGCAGAAGCTCGACGATGATGTGCCCGACAGCCAAGAGCAGAAGGTCGCGTGGAACCAGCAGATCATTCAGCTGCTCAACGAGGCGAACGGCTGGCTCGACGAAAAGGCAAAGGCGTTCGACGAGCTCCGCGGGCTGGAACAGAACGCCCCGGCGGCCTTGAAAGCGGTCTCCGCTGCGCGTGATGAGCGTCGCACCGAACACGCAACAGCGACGAGCGTTTGGCAGCAGCTTCAGCAGAGCTATGCGCCGGCCGCACTCGACGCCGTTGACCAGAACCTGTCTGAAGCTGAGCTCCGGTTGCAGTTCGCCGATGAACAGATTGCACACGCAACGACGGCGATCGCCGAGGGCAACTCAGCAGCTGCCGCCGTTGCCATCCGCGCCGCCGAAGATGCTGCTACGCAGGCCGGACAATTGCACGGTGCATTGCAGACCATGGCTCTCAACCTTGCAGAAGCCGCTAAACGAAGCACTGAGCTGGTGGCTGAACTCAAGGGTGACATCATCACGGCGCAGTCCCTCCCAGACACCGATGGACGCATCGCGCAGGTCGTGGCTTCCACCCAAGCTCAGATCAGCACTGCCCAGGCAGCACTCGAGCAGTCGCAGGCCAACCCCATCCAGGCCGTTGAACTACTCGAGACGGCCAACACGGCAATCGACGCGGTTGTCAAAGACGCCCGCGACGCGCTCGCGCGCGCCGAACACGCGCGACGCCAGCTCTCTGACGCGATGATGACGGCACAAGCGAAGCTGTCAGCCGCTCAAGACTTCATTGCCACGCGGCGCGGTGCCATCGGAGCCACGGCACGCACGCGCGTTGCTGAAGCCGACGCTTCGCTGATGCGAGCACGCAGCCTGGAGTCCTCAGACCCGGAGCGCGCTCTCAGCGATGCACAGCGTGCTATCCAGCTGGCTGGCGAGGCAATGAACGCCGCACAGCAAGATGTCGGCATGTTCAACCAGCCGTCCTATGGCGGCGGCAACGGTAACAACGACGTACTCAGTGCCGTGCTCGGGGGCATTGTGCTCAACCAGGTTCTCGGCGGTGGCGGACGACGTTCGTCCTCCGGCGGCGGGTACGGCGGCTTTGGCGGCCGTATCGGCGGTGGCGGCGGCAGCGGCGGGTTCCGACCGGGCAGCTTCGGTGGCGGCGGAACCCGCTCGCGCCGCGGCGGTGGCCGCTTCTAA
- a CDS encoding PspA/IM30 family protein, producing the protein MAKQSIFGRISTLVRANINALLDSAEDPQKMLDQLVRDYTNSIADAESAIAETIGNLRLLERDHAEDVKAAGEWGNKALAASRKADQLRADGHTADADKFDNLAKIALQRQIGAEAEAKQAEPTIASQTEVVDKLKDGLNGMKVKLEQLKGKRSELVARAKTAEAQSRVHDAVKSIDVLDPTSDLGRFEEKVRRQEAIAQGKQEIAASSLDMQFNELEDMGELTEVEARLAALKHGGQAAITD; encoded by the coding sequence ATGGCTAAGCAGTCCATTTTCGGTCGTATCTCAACCCTCGTTCGCGCGAACATCAACGCGCTCCTCGACTCGGCCGAGGACCCGCAGAAAATGCTCGACCAGCTCGTGCGCGACTACACCAACAGCATTGCTGACGCTGAGTCGGCTATCGCAGAAACGATCGGCAACCTGCGCCTGCTCGAGCGCGACCACGCTGAAGATGTCAAGGCCGCTGGCGAGTGGGGCAACAAGGCCCTCGCGGCCAGCCGCAAGGCAGATCAGTTGCGTGCTGACGGCCACACGGCCGATGCGGACAAGTTCGACAACCTCGCCAAGATCGCGTTGCAGCGTCAGATTGGTGCGGAAGCTGAAGCTAAGCAGGCCGAGCCCACGATCGCGTCGCAGACGGAGGTCGTCGACAAGCTCAAGGACGGCCTCAACGGCATGAAGGTCAAGCTCGAGCAGCTCAAGGGCAAGCGCTCAGAGCTGGTTGCTCGCGCGAAGACCGCCGAGGCGCAGTCGCGCGTTCACGACGCCGTGAAGTCGATCGACGTTCTCGACCCGACGAGCGACCTCGGTCGCTTCGAAGAGAAGGTGCGCCGTCAGGAGGCTATTGCTCAGGGCAAGCAGGAGATCGCCGCATCGTCGCTTGACATGCAGTTCAACGAACTCGAAGACATGGGTGAGCTGACCGAGGTGGAGGCTCGCCTCGCGGCTCTCAAGCACGGCGGCCAGGCCGCGATCACGGACTAA
- a CDS encoding arginase family protein, whose protein sequence is MTRFVIVPQWQGSPSSRAMALADGAEAISGDLPRASVVRVSVPIEAGESLDSGVLRASSLHKVRRSIADVLASETDRCVLIGGDCSIAVAGIDHVYHPDLAVIWFDAHADLNSTSTSPSGAFAGMAARALLGDVPAELALSAENLTPERLFVAGSRALDDEEATFVAESPVSLFSVDALREPQTLVEAVRASGAKRIYIHVDLDVLDPAHVTGVQNPMPFGLEPTELTATIAALRAAFDLSGASLAGFAPATPAAAVEDLGTILRIIGALAAV, encoded by the coding sequence ATGACCCGCTTTGTGATTGTTCCGCAGTGGCAGGGCTCACCCTCCTCTCGCGCCATGGCGCTCGCCGATGGCGCTGAGGCGATCTCAGGTGACCTCCCCCGTGCGTCGGTGGTTCGCGTCAGCGTTCCCATTGAGGCTGGCGAGTCACTTGACAGTGGAGTCCTCCGCGCAAGCTCGCTACATAAGGTGCGCCGCAGCATCGCCGACGTGCTGGCGTCAGAGACTGACCGTTGTGTCCTCATCGGGGGTGACTGCAGCATTGCCGTCGCCGGTATCGACCACGTCTACCACCCAGATCTGGCAGTCATCTGGTTCGATGCGCATGCCGATTTGAACTCCACCAGCACCTCCCCCTCCGGAGCGTTTGCCGGCATGGCGGCACGCGCGCTTCTCGGCGATGTGCCCGCAGAGCTTGCGCTCAGCGCCGAAAACCTCACACCCGAGCGGCTCTTCGTTGCAGGCTCTCGAGCCTTGGACGATGAAGAGGCCACCTTCGTGGCCGAGTCTCCCGTTTCGCTCTTCTCCGTCGATGCGCTCCGCGAGCCGCAGACGCTTGTCGAAGCTGTCCGCGCGAGCGGCGCAAAACGCATTTATATCCATGTCGACCTCGACGTGCTGGATCCCGCTCACGTGACCGGGGTGCAGAACCCGATGCCCTTCGGTCTCGAGCCCACCGAACTCACCGCCACCATCGCCGCGCTTCGGGCCGCCTTTGACCTCTCCGGCGCCTCCCTTGCGGGCTTCGCACCCGCGACACCCGCGGCGGCCGTCGAAGACCTCGGAACCATCCTTCGCATTATTGGAGCGCTGGCAGCGGTATGA
- a CDS encoding Fe-S oxidoreductase — protein sequence MTDHTEPHWKYAADQAVIKGRRIDHLIPPFLLDTPISRIGYWWGTAVGMTWGFLWSRGTITTSEGLWVFRGLPAWAFPRGGVCVGRCFLTGPAVPSAAVLRHERVHMRQWQRYGFLMPLLYALSGRNALTNRFEIEAGLEDGNYVPRHHRV from the coding sequence ATGACCGACCACACCGAACCGCACTGGAAATACGCCGCCGACCAGGCCGTCATCAAAGGTCGACGCATCGACCACCTCATCCCTCCGTTTCTCCTCGACACCCCCATCAGCCGCATCGGTTACTGGTGGGGTACGGCTGTCGGAATGACGTGGGGATTCCTGTGGAGCCGCGGAACCATCACGACGAGCGAAGGACTCTGGGTGTTCCGCGGGCTACCGGCGTGGGCGTTCCCGCGCGGCGGAGTCTGCGTCGGACGGTGTTTTCTGACCGGCCCTGCGGTTCCGTCGGCCGCCGTTCTCCGGCACGAACGTGTGCACATGCGTCAGTGGCAACGGTACGGATTTCTGATGCCGCTGCTGTACGCGCTTTCGGGCAGGAACGCGCTCACCAACCGATTTGAAATCGAGGCGGGGCTAGAAGACGGCAACTACGTGCCGCGGCATCACCGGGTGTGA
- a CDS encoding SIP domain-containing protein, giving the protein MTNQIRRVSRRAAARAARVQVLVTADESSLLDLEILAATLPMCATGRVFIEVADASQVASIDLPPRMTVTWLERSARDAAHGELAGRAALAWANEMLCDADHTNRVYLLNEASADHIARHLTIGLSLGADRIHTR; this is encoded by the coding sequence ATGACGAACCAGATCCGCCGTGTTTCCCGCCGCGCAGCCGCTCGTGCCGCGCGTGTACAGGTTTTGGTTACGGCTGATGAGTCGTCACTGCTTGATCTCGAAATACTCGCGGCCACCCTGCCGATGTGCGCCACCGGCCGCGTGTTCATCGAGGTTGCCGATGCGTCTCAGGTCGCGTCGATTGATTTGCCCCCGCGGATGACGGTTACCTGGCTCGAGCGTTCCGCCCGAGATGCCGCTCATGGCGAACTTGCCGGCCGCGCCGCGCTCGCCTGGGCCAACGAGATGCTGTGCGATGCTGACCACACCAATCGCGTGTATCTGCTCAACGAGGCATCAGCTGACCATATTGCGCGTCACCTGACGATCGGTCTCAGCCTCGGGGCTGACCGCATTCACACCCGGTGA
- a CDS encoding tyrosine-protein phosphatase yields MMAESLVHGTVNFRDTGGLPVAGSATRHGVLFRSGNLATVTPEGETDLAALGLKRIIDLRDDEEVRKQPSRAGDIPIQRVPLFAGSVASFFTENLGLTDMYRTLVDDSADRVVDVVRGVLADQPVLVHCTVGKDRTGVTVALTLAAAGVDERAIIADYARTESLLPAERNRAVIELVRKVHPESQNIVELATQSPARIMQGLLTDLTNRFGSPTDYLRAQGLSDEEIAGLVDVLVDRGTRTIR; encoded by the coding sequence ATGATGGCCGAATCACTCGTACACGGCACGGTCAATTTCCGCGATACCGGTGGCCTTCCGGTGGCGGGGAGTGCGACGCGCCACGGGGTGTTGTTCCGTTCTGGAAACCTCGCCACCGTCACGCCCGAAGGTGAGACAGATCTCGCTGCGCTCGGCCTGAAGCGCATTATTGACCTGCGCGATGACGAAGAGGTGCGCAAGCAGCCCAGCCGTGCCGGCGACATTCCGATTCAGCGCGTGCCCCTGTTTGCCGGTTCCGTTGCGTCCTTCTTTACGGAAAACCTCGGGCTGACTGACATGTACCGAACGCTCGTCGATGACTCCGCCGATCGGGTCGTCGATGTGGTGCGCGGTGTGCTCGCGGATCAGCCGGTGCTGGTGCACTGCACGGTGGGCAAAGACCGCACCGGAGTGACGGTTGCATTGACGCTCGCTGCCGCCGGGGTCGACGAGCGGGCAATCATTGCTGACTATGCCCGTACCGAATCGCTTCTCCCCGCAGAGCGCAATCGAGCCGTGATCGAACTCGTGCGCAAGGTGCACCCCGAATCGCAGAACATCGTGGAGCTTGCCACGCAGTCGCCCGCCCGGATCATGCAGGGGCTGCTTACTGACCTCACGAATCGATTTGGGTCACCAACCGATTACCTGCGTGCGCAGGGACTGAGTGACGAAGAAATCGCCGGACTCGTTGACGTTCTCGTCGACCGCGGAACCCGAACAATCCGATAG
- a CDS encoding carboxymuconolactone decarboxylase family protein produces the protein MAETRVHLSKTEPAAYKALAAFSSTVSQICADNGIEDRVKELLMLHTSQINGCAFCVRIHVEAAIAAGVTPDEIGQIPVWRESGVFSERECAALELAEAFAYIHNGGIPDAVYNRVGSVFTEKEYAALSWAAVSINAFNRVAIAGRYPVPVKS, from the coding sequence ATGGCAGAGACGCGTGTACATCTTTCGAAGACCGAGCCGGCCGCCTACAAAGCCCTCGCCGCATTTTCGTCTACGGTTTCTCAGATCTGTGCGGACAACGGGATTGAGGATCGCGTCAAAGAGCTGTTGATGCTGCACACATCACAAATCAATGGTTGTGCGTTCTGCGTTCGAATTCACGTCGAGGCCGCTATCGCTGCGGGGGTGACTCCCGACGAGATTGGTCAGATTCCGGTGTGGCGTGAGTCTGGAGTGTTCTCCGAGCGCGAGTGTGCGGCGCTGGAACTCGCGGAGGCCTTTGCTTACATCCATAACGGCGGCATCCCTGACGCCGTGTACAACCGGGTTGGTTCCGTGTTTACCGAGAAGGAATATGCGGCACTCTCGTGGGCCGCGGTCTCTATTAATGCCTTCAACCGTGTGGCGATCGCGGGTCGTTACCCCGTACCGGTGAAGTCATGA
- a CDS encoding alpha/beta fold hydrolase has product MTIEAVSEFSFLAGQAQALGVDAEPMTRVAVPAGDGRTVSALKYTTDEPIVTLLHGAGLNAHTWDATVLSMGLPALAIDLPGHGDSSWRDDAMYSPSNLADDVIVALDALTSRPQILVGHSLGGLTAAAIAARRPDLVERIVFVDIVPALDPRMGPAELRAFYSKQDFVSRDEAVDYAMGFGMGGDREGTARGVLFNTRIRDDGRVEWKHHFARLALTILPEGAAEGTLVQNEQSWQNFEAITAPMTLVRGAHGYIDESALHTFAHRIPRAAIETLDAGHNVQETQPVALGAIIAATTDTD; this is encoded by the coding sequence GTGACGATCGAAGCAGTGAGTGAGTTTTCGTTTCTTGCCGGACAAGCACAGGCGCTTGGCGTTGACGCCGAGCCCATGACGCGCGTTGCCGTACCAGCTGGTGACGGCCGTACGGTCAGTGCCCTCAAGTACACCACCGACGAACCCATCGTCACCCTCCTCCACGGCGCGGGGCTTAACGCCCACACGTGGGACGCGACCGTCCTGAGCATGGGCCTTCCCGCGCTCGCGATCGATCTTCCCGGTCACGGTGACAGCTCGTGGCGGGACGACGCAATGTATTCGCCGAGCAACCTCGCCGACGATGTCATCGTGGCGCTCGATGCGTTGACGAGCCGGCCGCAAATCTTGGTCGGACATTCGCTCGGCGGCCTGACCGCCGCCGCTATCGCCGCGCGCCGCCCCGACCTCGTCGAGCGGATCGTTTTCGTCGACATTGTTCCGGCGCTCGATCCCCGGATGGGCCCCGCCGAGCTGCGGGCGTTCTACTCGAAGCAAGACTTTGTGTCGCGCGATGAGGCTGTCGACTACGCCATGGGTTTCGGCATGGGCGGCGACCGGGAGGGCACCGCACGCGGCGTGCTTTTCAACACGCGCATCCGTGACGACGGCAGGGTGGAGTGGAAGCACCACTTCGCTCGACTCGCACTCACCATCCTGCCTGAGGGCGCTGCCGAAGGAACTCTCGTGCAGAACGAGCAGTCGTGGCAGAACTTTGAGGCGATTACTGCACCTATGACCCTCGTGCGCGGCGCCCACGGTTACATCGATGAGTCCGCCCTGCACACATTCGCCCACCGTATTCCGCGCGCGGCCATCGAGACCCTCGACGCCGGTCACAACGTTCAAGAAACGCAGCCGGTGGCACTTGGCGCCATCATCGCCGCTACCACAGACACCGATTAG